The following proteins are encoded in a genomic region of Solea senegalensis isolate Sse05_10M linkage group LG5, IFAPA_SoseM_1, whole genome shotgun sequence:
- the mef2cb gene encoding myocyte enhancer factor 2cb isoform X1, whose protein sequence is MGRKKIQITRIMDERNRQVTFTKRKFGLMKKAYELSVLCDCEIALIIFNSTNKLFQYASTDMDKVLLKYTEYNEPHESRTNSDIVETLRKKGLNGCDSPDPDADDSVGHSPESEDKYRKINEDIDLMISRQRLCQAVPPSNYDMPVSIPVSNQNNLIYSHPGGSLGNHNLLPLAHHGLQRNSMSPGVTHRPPSAGGLMGADLTTGAGTSAGNGYGNHRNSPGLLVSPGGMNKNMQPKSPPPMNLGMNNRKPDLRVLIPPGAKNNMPSISEDVDLLLNQRINNSQSAQSLATPVVSVATPTLPGQGMGGYPSAISTSYGTEYSLNSADLSSLSGYNSGSSLHLGSMSGWQQQHLQNMQHSALGQLGNCSSSHLCQGSNLSLPSAQSLHIKSEPVSPPRDRTSSTSGGYGGGVPPPQNASSRQDSGRSPVDSLSSCSSSHEGSDRDEHRNEFHSPLGLSRPALDERESPSIKRVRLSEGWAT, encoded by the exons ATGGGGAGGAAAAAGATTCAGATCACGCGGATTATGGATGAACGCAACAGACAG GTGACATTCACAAAGCGAAAGTTTGGCCTGATGAAGAAGGCGTACGAGCTGAGCGTGCTGTGTGACTGCGAGATCGCCCTGATCATCTTCAACAGCACCAACAAGCTGTTCCAGTACGCCAGCACAGACATGGACAAAGTCCTGCTTAAATACACCGAGTACAACGAGCCCCACGAGAGCAGGACCAACTCTGATATTGTGGAG ACGTTGAGAAAGAAGGGCCTAAATGGCTGCGACAGCCCAGACCCCGACGCGGACGACTCGGTCGGCCATAGCCCCGAGTCCGAGGACAAGTACAGGAAAATAAACGAGGACATTGACCTGATGATCAGCAGACAGAGACTGTGT CAGGCCGTCCCCCCATCAAACTACGACATGCCCGTGTCCATTCCTGTTAGCAACCAGAACAATCTCATCTACAGCCATCCCGGAGGTTCCCTAGGCAACCACAACCTGTTGCCACTGGCGCACCACGGCCTACAGAGAAACAGCATGTCTCCTGGAGTTACACACAGACCTCCCAGTGCAG GTGGCCTCATGGGTGCTGACCTCACCACTGGCGCAGGCACCAGTGCTG GAAACGGATATGGAAACCACCGCAACTCGCCTGGTCTGCTGGTCTCTCCGGGTGGCATGAACAAGAACATGCAGCCAAAGTCTCCCCCACCGATGAACCTCGGCATGAACAACCGCAAGCCCGACCTACGCGTGCTCATCCCTCCTGGCGCCAAGAACAACATGCCCTCCATT TCCGAGGATGTCGATCTGCTGCTG aaCCAGAGAATAAACAACTCGCAGTCGGCACAGTCACTCGCCACCCCAGTGGTATCAGTAGCAACTCCCACTCTGCCAGGACAAGGCATGGGCGGTTACCCATCTGCCATCTCTACATCTTATGGTACCG AGTATTCCCTGAATAGTGCAGATCTGTCCTCCCTGTCTGGCTACAACAGTGGCAGCTCCCTTCACCTGGGCTCCATGAGTGGCTGGCAACAGCAACACCTTCAGAACATGCAGCATTCAGCCCTCGGCCAGCTCGG AAATTGCTCTAGCTCTCACTTGTGTCAGGGTTCAAATCTCTCGCTGCCCTCTGCTCAGAGCCTGCACATCAAGTCCGAACCTGTTTCTCCTCCTAGAGATCGCACCAGCAGCACGTCGGGGGGCTACGGCGGCGGCGTGCCGCCTCCCCAGAACGCCTCGTCCCGCCAGGACTCGGGGCGCTCTCCCGTCGACAGCCTGAGCAGCTGTAGCAGCTCCCACGAGGGCAGCGACCGCGACGAGCACAGGAACGAGTTCCACTCGCCTCTGGGACTGTCCCGGCCCGCGCTTGACGAACGCGAGAGCCCGTCCATCAAGCGGGTGCGCCTGTCAGAAGGATGGGCAACATGA
- the mef2cb gene encoding myocyte enhancer factor 2cb isoform X3, giving the protein MGRKKIQITRIMDERNRQVTFTKRKFGLMKKAYELSVLCDCEIALIIFNSTNKLFQYASTDMDKVLLKYTEYNEPHESRTNSDIVEALSKKENKGGESPELESALILTPRTEEKYKQINEEFDHMIKTHKIPQAVPPSNYDMPVSIPVSNQNNLIYSHPGGSLGNHNLLPLAHHGLQRNSMSPGVTHRPPSAGGLMGADLTTGAGTSAGNGYGNHRNSPGLLVSPGGMNKNMQPKSPPPMNLGMNNRKPDLRVLIPPGAKNNMPSISEDVDLLLNQRINNSQSAQSLATPVVSVATPTLPGQGMGGYPSAISTSYGTEYSLNSADLSSLSGYNSGSSLHLGSMSGWQQQHLQNMQHSALGQLGNCSSSHLCQGSNLSLPSAQSLHIKSEPVSPPRDRTSSTSGGYGGGVPPPQNASSRQDSGRSPVDSLSSCSSSHEGSDRDEHRNEFHSPLGLSRPALDERESPSIKRVRLSEGWAT; this is encoded by the exons ATGGGGAGGAAAAAGATTCAGATCACGCGGATTATGGATGAACGCAACAGACAG GTGACATTCACAAAGCGAAAGTTTGGCCTGATGAAGAAGGCGTACGAGCTGAGCGTGCTGTGTGACTGCGAGATCGCCCTGATCATCTTCAACAGCACCAACAAGCTGTTCCAGTACGCCAGCACAGACATGGACAAAGTCCTGCTTAAATACACCGAGTACAACGAGCCCCACGAGAGCAGGACCAACTCTGATATTGTGGAG GCATTGAGCAAGAAGGAGAACAAAGGTGGCGAGAGCCCGGAGCTCGAGTCGGCTCTCATCCTCACGCCACGCACTGAGGAGAAATACAAACAGATTAACGAAGAGTTTGATCACATGATCAAAACTCATAAGATACCT CAGGCCGTCCCCCCATCAAACTACGACATGCCCGTGTCCATTCCTGTTAGCAACCAGAACAATCTCATCTACAGCCATCCCGGAGGTTCCCTAGGCAACCACAACCTGTTGCCACTGGCGCACCACGGCCTACAGAGAAACAGCATGTCTCCTGGAGTTACACACAGACCTCCCAGTGCAG GTGGCCTCATGGGTGCTGACCTCACCACTGGCGCAGGCACCAGTGCTG GAAACGGATATGGAAACCACCGCAACTCGCCTGGTCTGCTGGTCTCTCCGGGTGGCATGAACAAGAACATGCAGCCAAAGTCTCCCCCACCGATGAACCTCGGCATGAACAACCGCAAGCCCGACCTACGCGTGCTCATCCCTCCTGGCGCCAAGAACAACATGCCCTCCATT TCCGAGGATGTCGATCTGCTGCTG aaCCAGAGAATAAACAACTCGCAGTCGGCACAGTCACTCGCCACCCCAGTGGTATCAGTAGCAACTCCCACTCTGCCAGGACAAGGCATGGGCGGTTACCCATCTGCCATCTCTACATCTTATGGTACCG AGTATTCCCTGAATAGTGCAGATCTGTCCTCCCTGTCTGGCTACAACAGTGGCAGCTCCCTTCACCTGGGCTCCATGAGTGGCTGGCAACAGCAACACCTTCAGAACATGCAGCATTCAGCCCTCGGCCAGCTCGG AAATTGCTCTAGCTCTCACTTGTGTCAGGGTTCAAATCTCTCGCTGCCCTCTGCTCAGAGCCTGCACATCAAGTCCGAACCTGTTTCTCCTCCTAGAGATCGCACCAGCAGCACGTCGGGGGGCTACGGCGGCGGCGTGCCGCCTCCCCAGAACGCCTCGTCCCGCCAGGACTCGGGGCGCTCTCCCGTCGACAGCCTGAGCAGCTGTAGCAGCTCCCACGAGGGCAGCGACCGCGACGAGCACAGGAACGAGTTCCACTCGCCTCTGGGACTGTCCCGGCCCGCGCTTGACGAACGCGAGAGCCCGTCCATCAAGCGGGTGCGCCTGTCAGAAGGATGGGCAACATGA
- the mef2cb gene encoding myocyte enhancer factor 2cb isoform X7 — MGRKKIQITRIMDERNRQVTFTKRKFGLMKKAYELSVLCDCEIALIIFNSTNKLFQYASTDMDKVLLKYTEYNEPHESRTNSDIVETLRKKGLNGCDSPDPDADDSVGHSPESEDKYRKINEDIDLMISRQRLCALSKKENKGGESPELESALILTPRTEEKYKQINEEFDHMIKTHKIPQAVPPSNYDMPVSIPVSNQNNLIYSHPGGSLGNHNLLPLAHHGLQRNSMSPGVTHRPPSAGGLMGADLTTGAGTSAGNGYGNHRNSPGLLVSPGGMNKNMQPKSPPPMNLGMNNRKPDLRVLIPPGAKNNMPSISEDVDLLLNQRINNSQSAQSLATPVVSVATPTLPGQGMGGYPSAISTSYGTEYSLNSADLSSLSGYNSGSSLHLGSMSGWQQQHLQNMQHSALGQLGNCSSSHLCQGSNLSLPSAQSLHIKSEPVSPPRDRTSSTSGGYGGGVPPPQNASSRQDSGRSPVDSLSSCSSSHEGSDRDEHRNEFHSPLGLSRPALDERESPSIKRVRLSEGWAT; from the exons ATGGGGAGGAAAAAGATTCAGATCACGCGGATTATGGATGAACGCAACAGACAG GTGACATTCACAAAGCGAAAGTTTGGCCTGATGAAGAAGGCGTACGAGCTGAGCGTGCTGTGTGACTGCGAGATCGCCCTGATCATCTTCAACAGCACCAACAAGCTGTTCCAGTACGCCAGCACAGACATGGACAAAGTCCTGCTTAAATACACCGAGTACAACGAGCCCCACGAGAGCAGGACCAACTCTGATATTGTGGAG ACGTTGAGAAAGAAGGGCCTAAATGGCTGCGACAGCCCAGACCCCGACGCGGACGACTCGGTCGGCCATAGCCCCGAGTCCGAGGACAAGTACAGGAAAATAAACGAGGACATTGACCTGATGATCAGCAGACAGAGACTGTGT GCATTGAGCAAGAAGGAGAACAAAGGTGGCGAGAGCCCGGAGCTCGAGTCGGCTCTCATCCTCACGCCACGCACTGAGGAGAAATACAAACAGATTAACGAAGAGTTTGATCACATGATCAAAACTCATAAGATACCT CAGGCCGTCCCCCCATCAAACTACGACATGCCCGTGTCCATTCCTGTTAGCAACCAGAACAATCTCATCTACAGCCATCCCGGAGGTTCCCTAGGCAACCACAACCTGTTGCCACTGGCGCACCACGGCCTACAGAGAAACAGCATGTCTCCTGGAGTTACACACAGACCTCCCAGTGCAG GTGGCCTCATGGGTGCTGACCTCACCACTGGCGCAGGCACCAGTGCTG GAAACGGATATGGAAACCACCGCAACTCGCCTGGTCTGCTGGTCTCTCCGGGTGGCATGAACAAGAACATGCAGCCAAAGTCTCCCCCACCGATGAACCTCGGCATGAACAACCGCAAGCCCGACCTACGCGTGCTCATCCCTCCTGGCGCCAAGAACAACATGCCCTCCATT TCCGAGGATGTCGATCTGCTGCTG aaCCAGAGAATAAACAACTCGCAGTCGGCACAGTCACTCGCCACCCCAGTGGTATCAGTAGCAACTCCCACTCTGCCAGGACAAGGCATGGGCGGTTACCCATCTGCCATCTCTACATCTTATGGTACCG AGTATTCCCTGAATAGTGCAGATCTGTCCTCCCTGTCTGGCTACAACAGTGGCAGCTCCCTTCACCTGGGCTCCATGAGTGGCTGGCAACAGCAACACCTTCAGAACATGCAGCATTCAGCCCTCGGCCAGCTCGG AAATTGCTCTAGCTCTCACTTGTGTCAGGGTTCAAATCTCTCGCTGCCCTCTGCTCAGAGCCTGCACATCAAGTCCGAACCTGTTTCTCCTCCTAGAGATCGCACCAGCAGCACGTCGGGGGGCTACGGCGGCGGCGTGCCGCCTCCCCAGAACGCCTCGTCCCGCCAGGACTCGGGGCGCTCTCCCGTCGACAGCCTGAGCAGCTGTAGCAGCTCCCACGAGGGCAGCGACCGCGACGAGCACAGGAACGAGTTCCACTCGCCTCTGGGACTGTCCCGGCCCGCGCTTGACGAACGCGAGAGCCCGTCCATCAAGCGGGTGCGCCTGTCAGAAGGATGGGCAACATGA
- the mef2cb gene encoding myocyte enhancer factor 2cb isoform X5, which produces MGRKKIQITRIMDERNRQVTFTKRKFGLMKKAYELSVLCDCEIALIIFNSTNKLFQYASTDMDKVLLKYTEYNEPHESRTNSDIVETLRKKGLNGCDSPDPDADDSVGHSPESEDKYRKINEDIDLMISRQRLCQAVPPSNYDMPVSIPVSNQNNLIYSHPGGSLGNHNLLPLAHHGLQRNSMSPGVTHRPPSAGGLMGADLTTGAGTSAGNGYGNHRNSPGLLVSPGGMNKNMQPKSPPPMNLGMNNRKPDLRVLIPPGAKNNMPSINQRINNSQSAQSLATPVVSVATPTLPGQGMGGYPSAISTSYGTEYSLNSADLSSLSGYNSGSSLHLGSMSGWQQQHLQNMQHSALGQLGNCSSSHLCQGSNLSLPSAQSLHIKSEPVSPPRDRTSSTSGGYGGGVPPPQNASSRQDSGRSPVDSLSSCSSSHEGSDRDEHRNEFHSPLGLSRPALDERESPSIKRVRLSEGWAT; this is translated from the exons ATGGGGAGGAAAAAGATTCAGATCACGCGGATTATGGATGAACGCAACAGACAG GTGACATTCACAAAGCGAAAGTTTGGCCTGATGAAGAAGGCGTACGAGCTGAGCGTGCTGTGTGACTGCGAGATCGCCCTGATCATCTTCAACAGCACCAACAAGCTGTTCCAGTACGCCAGCACAGACATGGACAAAGTCCTGCTTAAATACACCGAGTACAACGAGCCCCACGAGAGCAGGACCAACTCTGATATTGTGGAG ACGTTGAGAAAGAAGGGCCTAAATGGCTGCGACAGCCCAGACCCCGACGCGGACGACTCGGTCGGCCATAGCCCCGAGTCCGAGGACAAGTACAGGAAAATAAACGAGGACATTGACCTGATGATCAGCAGACAGAGACTGTGT CAGGCCGTCCCCCCATCAAACTACGACATGCCCGTGTCCATTCCTGTTAGCAACCAGAACAATCTCATCTACAGCCATCCCGGAGGTTCCCTAGGCAACCACAACCTGTTGCCACTGGCGCACCACGGCCTACAGAGAAACAGCATGTCTCCTGGAGTTACACACAGACCTCCCAGTGCAG GTGGCCTCATGGGTGCTGACCTCACCACTGGCGCAGGCACCAGTGCTG GAAACGGATATGGAAACCACCGCAACTCGCCTGGTCTGCTGGTCTCTCCGGGTGGCATGAACAAGAACATGCAGCCAAAGTCTCCCCCACCGATGAACCTCGGCATGAACAACCGCAAGCCCGACCTACGCGTGCTCATCCCTCCTGGCGCCAAGAACAACATGCCCTCCATT aaCCAGAGAATAAACAACTCGCAGTCGGCACAGTCACTCGCCACCCCAGTGGTATCAGTAGCAACTCCCACTCTGCCAGGACAAGGCATGGGCGGTTACCCATCTGCCATCTCTACATCTTATGGTACCG AGTATTCCCTGAATAGTGCAGATCTGTCCTCCCTGTCTGGCTACAACAGTGGCAGCTCCCTTCACCTGGGCTCCATGAGTGGCTGGCAACAGCAACACCTTCAGAACATGCAGCATTCAGCCCTCGGCCAGCTCGG AAATTGCTCTAGCTCTCACTTGTGTCAGGGTTCAAATCTCTCGCTGCCCTCTGCTCAGAGCCTGCACATCAAGTCCGAACCTGTTTCTCCTCCTAGAGATCGCACCAGCAGCACGTCGGGGGGCTACGGCGGCGGCGTGCCGCCTCCCCAGAACGCCTCGTCCCGCCAGGACTCGGGGCGCTCTCCCGTCGACAGCCTGAGCAGCTGTAGCAGCTCCCACGAGGGCAGCGACCGCGACGAGCACAGGAACGAGTTCCACTCGCCTCTGGGACTGTCCCGGCCCGCGCTTGACGAACGCGAGAGCCCGTCCATCAAGCGGGTGCGCCTGTCAGAAGGATGGGCAACATGA
- the mef2cb gene encoding myocyte enhancer factor 2cb isoform X4 — protein MGRKKIQITRIMDERNRQVTFTKRKFGLMKKAYELSVLCDCEIALIIFNSTNKLFQYASTDMDKVLLKYTEYNEPHESRTNSDIVEALSKKENKGGESPELESALILTPRTEEKYKQINEEFDHMIKTHKIPAVPPSNYDMPVSIPVSNQNNLIYSHPGGSLGNHNLLPLAHHGLQRNSMSPGVTHRPPSAGGLMGADLTTGAGTSAGNGYGNHRNSPGLLVSPGGMNKNMQPKSPPPMNLGMNNRKPDLRVLIPPGAKNNMPSISEDVDLLLNQRINNSQSAQSLATPVVSVATPTLPGQGMGGYPSAISTSYGTEYSLNSADLSSLSGYNSGSSLHLGSMSGWQQQHLQNMQHSALGQLGNCSSSHLCQGSNLSLPSAQSLHIKSEPVSPPRDRTSSTSGGYGGGVPPPQNASSRQDSGRSPVDSLSSCSSSHEGSDRDEHRNEFHSPLGLSRPALDERESPSIKRVRLSEGWAT, from the exons ATGGGGAGGAAAAAGATTCAGATCACGCGGATTATGGATGAACGCAACAGACAG GTGACATTCACAAAGCGAAAGTTTGGCCTGATGAAGAAGGCGTACGAGCTGAGCGTGCTGTGTGACTGCGAGATCGCCCTGATCATCTTCAACAGCACCAACAAGCTGTTCCAGTACGCCAGCACAGACATGGACAAAGTCCTGCTTAAATACACCGAGTACAACGAGCCCCACGAGAGCAGGACCAACTCTGATATTGTGGAG GCATTGAGCAAGAAGGAGAACAAAGGTGGCGAGAGCCCGGAGCTCGAGTCGGCTCTCATCCTCACGCCACGCACTGAGGAGAAATACAAACAGATTAACGAAGAGTTTGATCACATGATCAAAACTCATAAGATACCT GCCGTCCCCCCATCAAACTACGACATGCCCGTGTCCATTCCTGTTAGCAACCAGAACAATCTCATCTACAGCCATCCCGGAGGTTCCCTAGGCAACCACAACCTGTTGCCACTGGCGCACCACGGCCTACAGAGAAACAGCATGTCTCCTGGAGTTACACACAGACCTCCCAGTGCAG GTGGCCTCATGGGTGCTGACCTCACCACTGGCGCAGGCACCAGTGCTG GAAACGGATATGGAAACCACCGCAACTCGCCTGGTCTGCTGGTCTCTCCGGGTGGCATGAACAAGAACATGCAGCCAAAGTCTCCCCCACCGATGAACCTCGGCATGAACAACCGCAAGCCCGACCTACGCGTGCTCATCCCTCCTGGCGCCAAGAACAACATGCCCTCCATT TCCGAGGATGTCGATCTGCTGCTG aaCCAGAGAATAAACAACTCGCAGTCGGCACAGTCACTCGCCACCCCAGTGGTATCAGTAGCAACTCCCACTCTGCCAGGACAAGGCATGGGCGGTTACCCATCTGCCATCTCTACATCTTATGGTACCG AGTATTCCCTGAATAGTGCAGATCTGTCCTCCCTGTCTGGCTACAACAGTGGCAGCTCCCTTCACCTGGGCTCCATGAGTGGCTGGCAACAGCAACACCTTCAGAACATGCAGCATTCAGCCCTCGGCCAGCTCGG AAATTGCTCTAGCTCTCACTTGTGTCAGGGTTCAAATCTCTCGCTGCCCTCTGCTCAGAGCCTGCACATCAAGTCCGAACCTGTTTCTCCTCCTAGAGATCGCACCAGCAGCACGTCGGGGGGCTACGGCGGCGGCGTGCCGCCTCCCCAGAACGCCTCGTCCCGCCAGGACTCGGGGCGCTCTCCCGTCGACAGCCTGAGCAGCTGTAGCAGCTCCCACGAGGGCAGCGACCGCGACGAGCACAGGAACGAGTTCCACTCGCCTCTGGGACTGTCCCGGCCCGCGCTTGACGAACGCGAGAGCCCGTCCATCAAGCGGGTGCGCCTGTCAGAAGGATGGGCAACATGA
- the mef2cb gene encoding myocyte enhancer factor 2cb isoform X6 — MGRKKIQITRIMDERNRQVTFTKRKFGLMKKAYELSVLCDCEIALIIFNSTNKLFQYASTDMDKVLLKYTEYNEPHESRTNSDIVETLRKKGLNGCDSPDPDADDSVGHSPESEDKYRKINEDIDLMISRQRLCAVPPSNYDMPVSIPVSNQNNLIYSHPGGSLGNHNLLPLAHHGLQRNSMSPGVTHRPPSAGGLMGADLTTGAGTSAGNGYGNHRNSPGLLVSPGGMNKNMQPKSPPPMNLGMNNRKPDLRVLIPPGAKNNMPSINQRINNSQSAQSLATPVVSVATPTLPGQGMGGYPSAISTSYGTEYSLNSADLSSLSGYNSGSSLHLGSMSGWQQQHLQNMQHSALGQLGNCSSSHLCQGSNLSLPSAQSLHIKSEPVSPPRDRTSSTSGGYGGGVPPPQNASSRQDSGRSPVDSLSSCSSSHEGSDRDEHRNEFHSPLGLSRPALDERESPSIKRVRLSEGWAT, encoded by the exons ATGGGGAGGAAAAAGATTCAGATCACGCGGATTATGGATGAACGCAACAGACAG GTGACATTCACAAAGCGAAAGTTTGGCCTGATGAAGAAGGCGTACGAGCTGAGCGTGCTGTGTGACTGCGAGATCGCCCTGATCATCTTCAACAGCACCAACAAGCTGTTCCAGTACGCCAGCACAGACATGGACAAAGTCCTGCTTAAATACACCGAGTACAACGAGCCCCACGAGAGCAGGACCAACTCTGATATTGTGGAG ACGTTGAGAAAGAAGGGCCTAAATGGCTGCGACAGCCCAGACCCCGACGCGGACGACTCGGTCGGCCATAGCCCCGAGTCCGAGGACAAGTACAGGAAAATAAACGAGGACATTGACCTGATGATCAGCAGACAGAGACTGTGT GCCGTCCCCCCATCAAACTACGACATGCCCGTGTCCATTCCTGTTAGCAACCAGAACAATCTCATCTACAGCCATCCCGGAGGTTCCCTAGGCAACCACAACCTGTTGCCACTGGCGCACCACGGCCTACAGAGAAACAGCATGTCTCCTGGAGTTACACACAGACCTCCCAGTGCAG GTGGCCTCATGGGTGCTGACCTCACCACTGGCGCAGGCACCAGTGCTG GAAACGGATATGGAAACCACCGCAACTCGCCTGGTCTGCTGGTCTCTCCGGGTGGCATGAACAAGAACATGCAGCCAAAGTCTCCCCCACCGATGAACCTCGGCATGAACAACCGCAAGCCCGACCTACGCGTGCTCATCCCTCCTGGCGCCAAGAACAACATGCCCTCCATT aaCCAGAGAATAAACAACTCGCAGTCGGCACAGTCACTCGCCACCCCAGTGGTATCAGTAGCAACTCCCACTCTGCCAGGACAAGGCATGGGCGGTTACCCATCTGCCATCTCTACATCTTATGGTACCG AGTATTCCCTGAATAGTGCAGATCTGTCCTCCCTGTCTGGCTACAACAGTGGCAGCTCCCTTCACCTGGGCTCCATGAGTGGCTGGCAACAGCAACACCTTCAGAACATGCAGCATTCAGCCCTCGGCCAGCTCGG AAATTGCTCTAGCTCTCACTTGTGTCAGGGTTCAAATCTCTCGCTGCCCTCTGCTCAGAGCCTGCACATCAAGTCCGAACCTGTTTCTCCTCCTAGAGATCGCACCAGCAGCACGTCGGGGGGCTACGGCGGCGGCGTGCCGCCTCCCCAGAACGCCTCGTCCCGCCAGGACTCGGGGCGCTCTCCCGTCGACAGCCTGAGCAGCTGTAGCAGCTCCCACGAGGGCAGCGACCGCGACGAGCACAGGAACGAGTTCCACTCGCCTCTGGGACTGTCCCGGCCCGCGCTTGACGAACGCGAGAGCCCGTCCATCAAGCGGGTGCGCCTGTCAGAAGGATGGGCAACATGA
- the mef2cb gene encoding myocyte enhancer factor 2cb isoform X2, whose protein sequence is MGRKKIQITRIMDERNRQVTFTKRKFGLMKKAYELSVLCDCEIALIIFNSTNKLFQYASTDMDKVLLKYTEYNEPHESRTNSDIVETLRKKGLNGCDSPDPDADDSVGHSPESEDKYRKINEDIDLMISRQRLCAVPPSNYDMPVSIPVSNQNNLIYSHPGGSLGNHNLLPLAHHGLQRNSMSPGVTHRPPSAGGLMGADLTTGAGTSAGNGYGNHRNSPGLLVSPGGMNKNMQPKSPPPMNLGMNNRKPDLRVLIPPGAKNNMPSISEDVDLLLNQRINNSQSAQSLATPVVSVATPTLPGQGMGGYPSAISTSYGTEYSLNSADLSSLSGYNSGSSLHLGSMSGWQQQHLQNMQHSALGQLGNCSSSHLCQGSNLSLPSAQSLHIKSEPVSPPRDRTSSTSGGYGGGVPPPQNASSRQDSGRSPVDSLSSCSSSHEGSDRDEHRNEFHSPLGLSRPALDERESPSIKRVRLSEGWAT, encoded by the exons ATGGGGAGGAAAAAGATTCAGATCACGCGGATTATGGATGAACGCAACAGACAG GTGACATTCACAAAGCGAAAGTTTGGCCTGATGAAGAAGGCGTACGAGCTGAGCGTGCTGTGTGACTGCGAGATCGCCCTGATCATCTTCAACAGCACCAACAAGCTGTTCCAGTACGCCAGCACAGACATGGACAAAGTCCTGCTTAAATACACCGAGTACAACGAGCCCCACGAGAGCAGGACCAACTCTGATATTGTGGAG ACGTTGAGAAAGAAGGGCCTAAATGGCTGCGACAGCCCAGACCCCGACGCGGACGACTCGGTCGGCCATAGCCCCGAGTCCGAGGACAAGTACAGGAAAATAAACGAGGACATTGACCTGATGATCAGCAGACAGAGACTGTGT GCCGTCCCCCCATCAAACTACGACATGCCCGTGTCCATTCCTGTTAGCAACCAGAACAATCTCATCTACAGCCATCCCGGAGGTTCCCTAGGCAACCACAACCTGTTGCCACTGGCGCACCACGGCCTACAGAGAAACAGCATGTCTCCTGGAGTTACACACAGACCTCCCAGTGCAG GTGGCCTCATGGGTGCTGACCTCACCACTGGCGCAGGCACCAGTGCTG GAAACGGATATGGAAACCACCGCAACTCGCCTGGTCTGCTGGTCTCTCCGGGTGGCATGAACAAGAACATGCAGCCAAAGTCTCCCCCACCGATGAACCTCGGCATGAACAACCGCAAGCCCGACCTACGCGTGCTCATCCCTCCTGGCGCCAAGAACAACATGCCCTCCATT TCCGAGGATGTCGATCTGCTGCTG aaCCAGAGAATAAACAACTCGCAGTCGGCACAGTCACTCGCCACCCCAGTGGTATCAGTAGCAACTCCCACTCTGCCAGGACAAGGCATGGGCGGTTACCCATCTGCCATCTCTACATCTTATGGTACCG AGTATTCCCTGAATAGTGCAGATCTGTCCTCCCTGTCTGGCTACAACAGTGGCAGCTCCCTTCACCTGGGCTCCATGAGTGGCTGGCAACAGCAACACCTTCAGAACATGCAGCATTCAGCCCTCGGCCAGCTCGG AAATTGCTCTAGCTCTCACTTGTGTCAGGGTTCAAATCTCTCGCTGCCCTCTGCTCAGAGCCTGCACATCAAGTCCGAACCTGTTTCTCCTCCTAGAGATCGCACCAGCAGCACGTCGGGGGGCTACGGCGGCGGCGTGCCGCCTCCCCAGAACGCCTCGTCCCGCCAGGACTCGGGGCGCTCTCCCGTCGACAGCCTGAGCAGCTGTAGCAGCTCCCACGAGGGCAGCGACCGCGACGAGCACAGGAACGAGTTCCACTCGCCTCTGGGACTGTCCCGGCCCGCGCTTGACGAACGCGAGAGCCCGTCCATCAAGCGGGTGCGCCTGTCAGAAGGATGGGCAACATGA